The Argentina anserina chromosome 5, drPotAnse1.1, whole genome shotgun sequence genome includes the window ATTTGGTATAAGAGGTAATCAACACTACATGACAAACAGAGCAAATGACAAGCTGAACATTATGAGGTAATCAACATTTACCCAAAATAAAGTTAAGTTTTTGTACTTCTACATCTTCTTATTGTTATTTACAGGTTCTACCTAAAGACCAGGATGGTAGCCAAGAGGCACTCTCTGTGTTTCCACCCGCTGCACAACTCTTCTGGAACTCCACTCATGGCAAAACGCCAAGGCAAGTCTTAGTACAGTTCCAAGCCCAAGGACCACAATAACGCCTATATTAACAATTCAGCTTTTAATATCAGCAAACACCTGTATACGAAACTATGAAAGTGATACAAGATCCACATGTTAACAGGCAAAAGGGTCAAAAGCATACCAATGATAATGTTAAGGGGAACTGCCGAGATGCCAAGAGTAGCAGATATCAGCACGTCCAATAGCAGACCGCCTATAAGGATTGAGAATGCCAACCAAAGTGGGTTCAGACAGCCCTGCAACAAAGAATAGCATAAGCAAAATCATCACAAAATAACTGAACTCAAGCTTACACACTGAAATCTTACCCGGTCTTGGTTTTGCGATCGATAGGTTGTTTCGATTCGCCAAACCCAATAATTTGTCTGTTCCAGCAAATACACTGAGGGTAAGTCTTTGGAAATGACACTGCCAAAACTACATCAGCTAAAGTTTGGATCTAACCTAAATGGCTAAAAAAACATATTGAATGGCAATCAAATTTTGGATTTGAGAGAGTCCAGCTTCGACCAACAATAGATAAACAAATGTGTACATATCCACTTGCATTTAATTAACTCACAATCTCATCTCCACAACATCATCtttcatttccatttttcTATCCAACAACATTATTCTCTACGATACAAacatactattttttttttggtaatactTCACatcatgtaaataaatatcatAATCATGGGTTCAAGTGAAAAGGCTGCACATAGAAACCAAGCGTACTTATCACATACAGTTGGCTGGGATTCTGGAGAGGACACATTGCTAGCTACCCCTCTGcattaaaaagaaagaagcatTACAATGTGATTCCTAATTTGACAGATTATCAAATCAAATAGTGAGAATTAATTACTGGCAAATCTCGCATTTATTGGATCCTTTGCTGCGGAACCAAGTGTCTATACATGATCTGTGCGCTTTCGCAAGCCCACCTCGACAATGGCACCCCAGATCAATCAAGGCTTCATCTTTATCCTGCTGACACACCCTGCGCCAACATTCCGATAccaatcaaactcaaaatcaaCAACAGCTTGCATCGACGAGAGAATGTTGAAGACTCTTACCTGCATGGCTCGTGAGCACTGGAGCTTCTGGAGTGCTCTCCCTTCACCTCCTTCGCCGATTCGCCGGCGACGGGAGCTGGTGTCTCCGAAACCACGACGTTCAGCAGC containing:
- the LOC126794789 gene encoding uncharacterized protein LOC126794789 isoform X1, whose amino-acid sequence is MNTNTNHESSNCDEPPDLEKQQLPDSGAEAVTSVPDSSGDGTSPPLLNVVVSETPAPVAGESAKEVKGEHSRSSSAHEPCRVCQQDKDEALIDLGCHCRGGLAKAHRSCIDTWFRSKGSNKCEICQGVASNVSSPESQPTTNYWVWRIETTYRSQNQDRGCLNPLWLAFSILIGGLLLDVLISATLGISAVPLNIIIGVIVVLGLGTVLRLALAFCHEWSSRRVVQRVETQRVPLGYHPGL
- the LOC126794789 gene encoding uncharacterized protein LOC126794789 isoform X2, coding for MNTNTNHESSNCDEPPDLEKQQLPDSGAEAVTSVPDSSGDGTSPPLLNVVVSETPAPVAGESAKEVKGEHSRSSSAHEPCRVCQQDKDEALIDLGCHCRGGLAKAHRSCIDTWFRSKGSNKCEICQGVASNVSSPESQPTVCDKQIIGFGESKQPIDRKTKTGAV